A window from Zingiber officinale cultivar Zhangliang chromosome 7A, Zo_v1.1, whole genome shotgun sequence encodes these proteins:
- the LOC122002728 gene encoding DNA-directed RNA polymerases I and III subunit RPAC2-like encodes MEHGSLSDLSASTFSLMDEDHTLANSVRFTLNQDPRVVFCGYSIPHPSDNKVNIRVQTTGDPAKDVLKDALENLTQMCQLVRSTFGKTVDDFKVKNQ; translated from the exons ATGGAGCACGGTTCTCTGTCGGATTTGAGCGCCTCAACATTCTCCTTGATGGATGAGGACCATACGCTAGCAAACTCCGTCAGATTCACGCTAAATCAAGA TCCAAGGGTGGTATTTTGTGGGTACAGTATTCCACATCCTTCTGACAACAAGGTCAATATAAGAGTTCAAACCACAG GTGATCCAGCAAAAGATGTGCTAAAGGATGCATTGGAGAATTTGACGCAGATGTGCCAACTTGTTCGCTCCACATTCGGGAAGACAGTAGACGATTTTAAAGTAAAAAATCAGTGA
- the LOC122000529 gene encoding protein DETOXIFICATION 10-like isoform X1, which yields MEEQLIQRDEPSRRRWCCGEATEEARRIAYVAVPMVGVMMSEFLVQVFSTMVVGHLGELDLTAAAIAFSLANVSGFSVLVGMASGLETLCGQAYGAKQYHSLGVYTYRAIFSLLMVCLPISLVWASMGKLLQLVGQDPAISQEAERYAIWMIPGLFAYTITQPLMKFLQSQSLIFPMLLSSVSTLCLHVLFCWLLVYKSSLHNVGAAVSLSISYWLNVLILILYIRYSDSCRLTRSPITKEAFKGISKFLRVAVPSALMICLEWWSYELLILLSGLLPYPKLETSVLSICLNSVVLLYSLPYGLGCAASTRVSNELGASNPKGAKLAVLVSMLLAVLEAALVVATLLALRSVLGYAYSNEKEVVNYVYEMVPMVCLTVVTDNIQEILSGVARGSGWQHLGAYVNLGAFYLVGIPVAILLGFALHLRGKGLWVGIVCGSTTQSILLAVITSFTNWGHQAKLARERVLHEKLPLHNELK from the exons ATGGAGGAGCAGCTGATACAGAGGGATGAGCCGAGCAGGCGGCGGTGGTGCTGCGGTGAAGCGACCGAGGAAGCCCGGCGGATAGCGTACGTGGCAGTGCCAATGGTGGGCGTGATGATGTCGGAATTCCTGGTTCAGGTGTTCTCCAccatggtggtcggccacctcggCGAGCTCGACCTCACCGCCGCCGCCATCGCCTTCTCCCTCGCCAACGTCTCCGGCTTCAGCGTCCTC GTTGGAATGGCAAGTGGTCTGGAGACTCTTTGTGGACAAGCCTACGGAGCAAAACAGTATCATTCATTAGGTGTCTATACCTACAGAGCCATATTTTCTCTTCTAATGGTATGCCTCCCTATCTCCCTTGTGTGGGCCTCAATGGGAAAGCTTCTCCAATTAGTAGGACAAGACCCTGCCATATCTCAAGAAGCTGAGCGATATGCTATATGGATGATACCTGGCCTCTTCGCCTACACGATCACTCAACCCCTAATGAAGTTCCTTCAATCTCAAAGTCTTATTTTTCCTATGCTCCTTAGCTCAGTTTCAACACTGTGCCTTCATGTTCTTTTTTGTTGGCTTTTGGTGTACAAGTCAAGCTTGCATAATGTTGGTGCTGCTGTTTCACTAAGTATATCATATTGGTTGAATGTACTTATACTGATTCTATACATAAGGTACTCAGATTCCTGCAGATTAACTCGCTCTCCGATCACAAAGGAGGCATTTAAAGGCATTTCCAAGTTCTTACGAGTAGCGGTACCATCAGCATTGATGATATG CCTTGAATGGTGGTCTTATGAACTGCTTATCTTGCTCTCTGGTCTCTTGCCTTATCCAAAGCTCGAAACTTCTGTCCTCTCAATTTG CCTCAACAGTGTTGTACTACTATATTCCTTACCATATGGGCTTGGTTGTGCAGCAAG TACTCGAGTCTCGAATGAATTAGGAGCATCGAATCCTAAAGGTGCTAAGTTAGCTGTGCTTGTATCCATGTTACTTGCTGTTTTGGAGGCTGCTCTTGTGGTTGCAACTCTCTTAGCCTTGCGCAGTGTGTTGGGTTATGCATACAGCAACGAGAAAGAGGTCGTTAACTATGTCTATGAGATGGTTCCTATGGTGTGCCTCACAGTAGTCACAGACAACATACAAGAGATTCTCTCAG GGGTTGCTAGGGGCAGTGGATGGCAGCATTTGGGTGCTTATGTGAACCTTGGAGCATTCTATTTGGTTGGGATTCCGGTCGCTATTTTACTTGGTTTTGCACTGCATTTGAGAGGGAAAGGCCTTTGGGTGGGCATTGTTTGTGGCTCCACAACACAGTCAATACTCCTTGCAGTGATAACAAGTTTCACAAATTGGGGACATCAA GCAAAGTTAGCAAGGGAGCGAGTATTACATGAAAAATTACCTTTACATAATGAATTGAAATGA
- the LOC122000529 gene encoding protein DETOXIFICATION 10-like isoform X2: MEEQLIQRDEPSRRRWCCGEATEEARRIAYVAVPMVGVMMSEFLVQVFSTMVVGHLGELDLTAAAIAFSLANVSGFSVLVGMASGLETLCGQAYGAKQYHSLGVYTYRAIFSLLMVCLPISLVWASMGKLLQLVGQDPAISQEAERYAIWMIPGLFAYTITQPLMKFLQSQSLIFPMLLSSVSTLCLHVLFCWLLVYKSSLHNVGAAVSLSISYWLNVLILILYIRYSDSCRLTRSPITKEAFKGISKFLRVAVPSALMICLEWWSYELLILLSGLLPYPKLETSVLSICLNSVVLLYSLPYGLGCAASTRVSNELGASNPKGAKLAVLVSMLLAVLEAALVVATLLALRSVLGYAYSNEKEVVNYVYEMVPMVCLTVVTDNIQEILSGVARGSGWQHLGAYVNLGAFYLVGIPVAILLGFALHLRGKGLWVGIVCGSTTQSILLAVITSFTNWGHQISP, from the exons ATGGAGGAGCAGCTGATACAGAGGGATGAGCCGAGCAGGCGGCGGTGGTGCTGCGGTGAAGCGACCGAGGAAGCCCGGCGGATAGCGTACGTGGCAGTGCCAATGGTGGGCGTGATGATGTCGGAATTCCTGGTTCAGGTGTTCTCCAccatggtggtcggccacctcggCGAGCTCGACCTCACCGCCGCCGCCATCGCCTTCTCCCTCGCCAACGTCTCCGGCTTCAGCGTCCTC GTTGGAATGGCAAGTGGTCTGGAGACTCTTTGTGGACAAGCCTACGGAGCAAAACAGTATCATTCATTAGGTGTCTATACCTACAGAGCCATATTTTCTCTTCTAATGGTATGCCTCCCTATCTCCCTTGTGTGGGCCTCAATGGGAAAGCTTCTCCAATTAGTAGGACAAGACCCTGCCATATCTCAAGAAGCTGAGCGATATGCTATATGGATGATACCTGGCCTCTTCGCCTACACGATCACTCAACCCCTAATGAAGTTCCTTCAATCTCAAAGTCTTATTTTTCCTATGCTCCTTAGCTCAGTTTCAACACTGTGCCTTCATGTTCTTTTTTGTTGGCTTTTGGTGTACAAGTCAAGCTTGCATAATGTTGGTGCTGCTGTTTCACTAAGTATATCATATTGGTTGAATGTACTTATACTGATTCTATACATAAGGTACTCAGATTCCTGCAGATTAACTCGCTCTCCGATCACAAAGGAGGCATTTAAAGGCATTTCCAAGTTCTTACGAGTAGCGGTACCATCAGCATTGATGATATG CCTTGAATGGTGGTCTTATGAACTGCTTATCTTGCTCTCTGGTCTCTTGCCTTATCCAAAGCTCGAAACTTCTGTCCTCTCAATTTG CCTCAACAGTGTTGTACTACTATATTCCTTACCATATGGGCTTGGTTGTGCAGCAAG TACTCGAGTCTCGAATGAATTAGGAGCATCGAATCCTAAAGGTGCTAAGTTAGCTGTGCTTGTATCCATGTTACTTGCTGTTTTGGAGGCTGCTCTTGTGGTTGCAACTCTCTTAGCCTTGCGCAGTGTGTTGGGTTATGCATACAGCAACGAGAAAGAGGTCGTTAACTATGTCTATGAGATGGTTCCTATGGTGTGCCTCACAGTAGTCACAGACAACATACAAGAGATTCTCTCAG GGGTTGCTAGGGGCAGTGGATGGCAGCATTTGGGTGCTTATGTGAACCTTGGAGCATTCTATTTGGTTGGGATTCCGGTCGCTATTTTACTTGGTTTTGCACTGCATTTGAGAGGGAAAGGCCTTTGGGTGGGCATTGTTTGTGGCTCCACAACACAGTCAATACTCCTTGCAGTGATAACAAGTTTCACAAATTGGGGACATCAA ATTTCGCCCTAG